Part of the Brassica oleracea var. oleracea cultivar TO1000 chromosome C8, BOL, whole genome shotgun sequence genome is shown below.
ATGAAACATCTGCAATTCAAACTCCATGTCCCATGTACAATGGTTTCAGCTTGTTCATATGTAAGCTTTCTGGACTTGTACATATTTACAAGTATTTGGCCATGTCTAAACTATGTACACATGTACAAAGATTACTCACTATGTACACATGTACAAAAGTTTGGCTTTGTGCATATGTACATTATTTGGTCATGTCCAAACTTACCAATATCAGAACACAGCTGAATGCAGTATCTGATAAAATAGTGTACATACTTGTAAATTTTTTTTATAAGTATATGTTAAACACGCAAATACTTTTAGATGTGCTTACAAATAATTAATATAATAGTGTACATACACATTATTATCCATGTGTACGACCCATGAATGTGTACATATTTTTGTTTAATTTCAATTTTTTAATCAGTGGCATTTTAGTAAATATGTCTTCGTCTTCCCCATAATTTTAGGGTTTTCTGCAAAAAATTTACGGCGGCCATTAGTTTCTTTCACATAATCTTTCATTCTTTTACGTTTTAATTATATGTCACATTTCAAGATCTTAGTTTTATCATTTATAAAATGTTTTTCAAATTCAGATTTTAAAAATAGTGAATTTTTTTGTCAAGGGAGATGAGTTAAAGAGCACAAGGGAGATGAGTTAAAGAGCGCGGCGGAGGTGATTCTTCGATGACTAAATGAGGCAGCGGAGTGGTGATTCTCCGTAGGAGCTCGCCGTTACTCGAGCAATAACAGAGGATGTGGTCGTTTTTGATTTACACCCGCTTCACACATGATAGCTCGAGCAATGACAGAGAGTGTGGCCGTTTGGTGCTCGTAGTACAGACCTGACCCTAATTTAGCGGCTAGTGAAAAAGACGTAGACGGTGGTCGGAGAGGTTCGAAGACGACAATAAATTTTGTTGTCGTTACACTTTATTGCCGAAGAAGATCATGAATTAAATAAAAATGAAATGCAACAAAACTTTTTCACCCTCAGCTTCTTCATCCTCTTTTATTTGTAAAACCATTGTTTTCGTATCCTTCTTCAAGTTTTGATGCCATTAAAGAAAGAGAAAAATAAGATAAAAAACTGTGGGATCCATTTTGTTAGAAGAATAAGTTTAGTTGGTTTGTAGTTAGAAAAAATTATCTTAGAAGCAATAACTGCTTTATACCGTAATAAAAACTCATAAACTATATTATAGTGTAAATCACTCTCAATTAAATTTGTTTAGTAGACCCGTATCATGCTAAGTTTGAAAGGCTTACGTGAGTACGTGGGGTGCTCTTTTTGTTTTTTTTTTTTCATATTTAAGAAAACTTGTCATTTAATGTACCGACAAAAGAAAGTGATTGTATTTATCTATCATCCACCGAACCTTCGGCCGACACGACTGCCTTCACCATTCAATGGAAGACCAATAATTTCATAGACCCGACTGCCTTCACCCTTCAATGGAAAACAGTAATGCCATTATTATGGGGCTCAGTGAGAAATGTTTACTAGACCAGTATGAAACTGAGTTTGAAAGGCCTACGTGATACGTGGTGCTCCTTTTGTATTTCTTAATTAAAAGAAACTTGTATTTTTCTACCGACAAAAGAAAGTGATTGCACTATTTATCATCCACCGAACCTTCGGCCGACACGAATGCCTTTAATGGAAATCAATAATGATAATTATGTGATAACTCGTATTCGAGCGTGAAACAATTCATTGAACACCACAGAAGAAATATCAATATATGTGTGGTGTTCTGTCGGCCACGACAAACAACTCACATCAACTAACTTTACCAAGTGTAATATATCTTCTCATCAACGTCCAAAACTATACTTTTGTAACATACAACAATATTATTAAGAATATGAGTATTAAACTTGATAAATGATTAGAGTTTTTTTATTTTGTAGTTTAAATACAAAAGAGTTAGGCCTACAATGTTATTATTTTGTTTATTTCTCATAATTAATAGAGGATCCATTTATTTAATTTGAAAAAGAATATCCTTGTAGTGGACAAATATCCTGTCTATATATACACACATCCACTATCTCCTAGTTCTTACATCCAACACACACAAAGATCATATTCAGAATACAAAAAAAGGCAACAAAAGATGAACTTCCTCTCCGATCAGGTCAAGAAATTCTCCGACTCCAAACCGGAGGAGCCAGACCACAACAAGCCCGTCGAAGGAACCGAAACAGCCAACAGGCCAGCTTCTTCCTCCGAGCTCATGGCTAGTTCCAAGGTTGTAGCCGAAGCTGCTCAAGCCGCCGCTCGTAACGAGTCAGACAAACTCGACAAGGCTAAAGTCGCTGGAGCCAGCGCTGATATCTTAGATGCCGCCCAGAAATACGGAAAGCTCGATGAAAAGAGCGGCACTGGTCAGTACCTCGAGAAGGCCGAGAAGTATCTAAACGATTTCGAGTCCTCCCATTCTTCCGGCGCCGCCGGTACTCCTCCCCCGGCTGCCGGTGCTCCTCCTCCGGCAAGTAAGGCTGAACCGGAAGCTAAGAAACCCGAATAGGAGTCTGGTGGTGGGTTGGGAGGTTATGCCAAGATGGCTCAAGGATTCATGAAGTGACTGATTGATCTTTACTATATCGTTAATTAATAAAATTAAATAAGTACGTACATTAGCGATTATGTTGTATAGTTTAGTATGGGTGAGATAGAACTAAGTACGTTAGTAATTATGTTGTATCGTTTAGTATGGGGAGCGAATGTAAACTATCTTTGTTCGGTTTCAATCTATCTATATTTATTGTGATTATGCTCAACGTTTTGGTGTCTATAAAACAAATTAGGGAGCAAAAATGATTAGTGAAATTACAAATTAAATATAGAAATATCCGAGGAACTCGTCAAAATATTATTAATCAAAAGTTTTTTTCTGTTATTTTATTTGGATTTAGTGATTAGAGTATGTAAAGTAATTTAGTGTTTTCACTGATTAATAAATGAGCAGTTTACATGTCACTTTACTTTTCTATGTTTTTTAGTGATTTAAGTACGTACATTAGCGATTATGTTGTATAGTTTAGTATGGGTGAGATATAACTAAGTACGTTAGTAATTATGTTGTATCGTTTAGTATGGGGAGCGAATGTAAACTATCTTTGTTCGGTTTCAATCTATCTATATTTATTGTGATTATGCTCAACGTTTTGGTGTCTATAAAACAAATTAGGGAGCAAAAATGATTAGTGAAATTACAAATTAAATATAGAAATATCCGAGGAACTCGTCAAAATATTATTAATCAAAAGTTTTTTTCTGTTATTTTATTTGGATTTAGTGATTAGAGTATGTAAAGTAATTTAGTGTTTTCACTGATTAATAAATGAGCAGTTTACATGTCACTTTACTTTTCTATGTTTTTTTGCATGTTCACATACTTTAAAATTAAGGAGTACTTTTTCCTTTACTTTAACTATTTTTTTCCCCCATAAAATCCTTCCGGTGGACAATTAAAACTGACCGAATTAGAAGATAGAAAGTAGTTTAGTTTCCTACTTTTTTTTATATACTATTAGTATATTATTTTATCCTTCCATTTTTGTTCTGTTAATTTTTTGTTGTTGAAATATATATAGCTAATTTATTTGATATAATAAATTGTAACTTTTTATTTTCTATATTATAACATCCAATTTGATATATATATTTTTAATTTTAATATTATACTGAAAATATATGTATCTGAAAATTGTGGACGTAGATAAGATTTGTGGTCAAGTAGTTTTGTGTTATGGTCAAGTAGTTTTATGGTTATATATGTTTGATTTGAATTGATTGATAGATGTGAACGCATAAAACTGGTCAAGCAATATGAAATTTTTGAACAGTGGTACTAGTGATAGTGTAGGTTATGGAGATGTGGATCCGATGGTTAGATGATAGGAGCTTCGAAAAAGGGAGATGTGGATAGAATCGGTGTGGTCATGAATAGCAGATGAAAATGATCAAAGGTGATGTGGTCATGGATCGTCTTTCGGGATTTTTATACGGCGGCTTCCGCTGTTCTACGACGAAAGGTGATCTCCGTCAATCACTACCGGAGGTTTAGAATTAAATTGGAAGAGATAGGCTCAGATTCGTCATACATTAAAGAAGATCAGGCAGCTTTGTTGAAACCCAGTTAAGAATTTTTGATTTTCATATTTCGACGGTGGTGAAAGTGAAAACCTATGGTTTTAGGGTTCGTGTGAAAGAGAAGCCTTCGGGTGAAAGAGGTGTGGTCCCAAAAGTGATGCATTTTTAAGTTTTTTAATGTTTAACTAAGATACCAACGAAATATTACTTTTTATGTTTTTTAATGAGTAACCAAACTGGTTCTGGTTCTGGTTCTATGGGCAATTGAGACAATAGAGCGAGGAAAAGTATTGCACATGGCCAAAGTATGCCAACGTGTTATATGTCAAGGAAAAGTATGTCTACGCGTAAATTTTTCTTAATAAATACCAATTTAGGGAGTTTTTTTAGTGATATATTTGTGACAAGAAGTAAAAAATCCTGGTTATTCAATTTCTCCCATTGACGCTATAATTCTCATTTTTATTTACATGGCCAATATTTAAGTGAACCGAACCAATTAAAATTTTTTTTGTCTATAAACCCAATTAAAAACGAATAAACACAACTAATCAAATTCAAAGCCCACAATAATATATCTTCATCATATATCACCATCTTCGTCATATATCACCGAGCGAAAATAAAATAAATTTATCACAAACAGTCTGATATTATATCTTTCTACCTCTCTATACGACTACAAAATAACATTTTTGAAAAGAATGAGACAGTCATGATAATCTATGGCAATCAAATACAATTATTCCCAACCATCACGTGACATCCGCGTGTGATGATGAACGTTGGTTACACCATTAATTATTACGTGCTCAATCAAATTGGTTTAGTACGGAGAATCGAGCGAAAACGCAAGTCACAAAACACAAAGTAATTCAAAAAACATGTATCTTTTATATTAGAAATCATTTAACAATTTTTATACAAACTTGTTTGATTCATAACACACCGAACTTGCTTGACTCAACACATATTGATTAAGTCTACCAATTCACTCGGTTAAAAAAATCTCAAAACCTTTTATATTTTTTTTTGAGAATTATAGC
Proteins encoded:
- the LOC106307290 gene encoding uncharacterized protein LOC106307290; amino-acid sequence: MNFLSDQVKKFSDSKPEEPDHNKPVEGTETANRPASSSELMASSKVVAEAAQAAARNESDKLDKAKVAGASADILDAAQKYGKLDEKSGTGQYLEKAEKYLNDFESSHSSGAAGTPPPAAGAPPPASKAEPEAKKPE